Genomic DNA from Pelosinus sp. UFO1:
GGCGGATAAGAAATACGTTTAGCTTGGGGTAAAATAATATGGACCATTGCTCCCCAATAGCTAAATCCTTGGGAATAGGCAGCTTCCAGCTGTCCTCTTGGTACAGATTCTACACCTGCTCGAATCACTTCTGCAATATAAGCACCATGATAAACGCCAACTCCCAATACACCAACAACGAAAACGGGTAACATGATTCCTAAGTGTGGTAAACCATGATATAAAAAGAATATTTGAATAACCAAAGGAGTATTTTGGGTGAACTCTACGTAAATCCGATTAATGGTTCGTAATATTTTTACATGAGACGTTCCTAAAATACCAAAAAAGATACCTAAGCCTAAAGCCAACGACAAGCCTAATGCTGATAGAAGGATGGTCTGTATAAAGCCTTCAGCAAAAACAGACCAATCACTTAATAGTGCCAACCATTTAAATCCAGCGAAGGGGCCAGGCACTATTTAAGGCCCCACTTGTTCATCATTGTAGTCAACTCACCAGATTTTTTCATGTCGTTGATGGTATCGTTCACTAATTTAGCTAAGCCTTCATTGGTTTTCTTGCTTGCGACCCCATACTCTTGCGGAGTGAAACGATCGGCTAAGATAACAGTAGAATCATCTAGATAACCAAATAAAATAGCTCCATCTACACTAAAACATTGGATACGGCCGGAATCAAGAGCGGTTTTAATTTCTGGATAGGTGCCAAACTCTAAGAAGTTAACTTTGATTCCTGCTTTGTCAGCAGCTTCTTGGATGGCTTTTTTACTAGTGGCACTTTGGGCTACACCAATAGTT
This window encodes:
- a CDS encoding amino acid ABC transporter permease, whose amino-acid sequence is MPGPFAGFKWLALLSDWSVFAEGFIQTILLSALGLSLALGLGIFFGILGTSHVKILRTINRIYVEFTQNTPLVIQIFFLYHGLPHLGIMLPVFVVGVLGVGVYHGAYIAEVIRAGVESVPRGQLEAAYSQGFSYWGAMVHIILPQAKRISYPPLTNQAVNLIKNTSVLAMVAGGELMYHADSWSSNNLYYGPSYVVTGLLYISLCFPLATYAKRMERKLEVS